GATCCGGTTACCATCAGAAAATCCTTATACTCCGCCTCCTAACCTTCAATTAGAACAACTACCGGAGTTTAAACTACCACTTTTTATGGTCCAAGTAGAATCTATTCAACTAATGATGGCCATTTTATACAATGTCCTATGAGTTACAAAAGGACAAACAAAGGACAAGATTATTTTGAAGCATGAATAATAAAAAATACGATACAATATGGAAAATATAATAAAGCTCTATTAAAACCAGGTGAACGAGATCATAGTACCAAGGCGATTTTAGAATTTTTCAAAAAGGTTCAAGCAAAAGAAAGTAAAATGAGAGGATTTATAGTAATGAACAGTTTAGAAGATTCTTCTGAATCTATAGTCCTTACTTTTTGGGATACTAAAGAAGACGGATAATTTTTGTCAGATAGATAATCGTCTTTTATTGGATTTGGTTGAAAAACTCAAACCTTCTTTTGAAACATTACCAGAAAGAAGAGGTTACCAGGTATCTGATTTTAAAATCTAGTTGCCCAGATTATTGGAAATACTTTTTGCACGGATGAAAGATAGAACATTTCATAGATACCGTAGCAAATTAGACATCAAGTAATGAGATTATTAGTTCTGATTTTACATTATTTAGCTAATATTAATACTATGATTGGAAAATACTACCATGACAAGTGATAAGAGCCACCAAGGTATTCTTGGAATACACCATATCACAGCTATAGCAGGTAACCCCCAAAAAAATATAGACTTTTACACGGGTTTTTTGGGATTGCGACTAGTCAAATTAACAGTTAATTTTGATGATCCACAAACATATCATTTCTATTATGGAGATAATAGAGGTAGACCAGGTACAATTCTGACTTTTTTTCCTTGGCAGACCATGCCAAAAGGTTTTAGAGGAACAGGCCAAGTAATTATTACATTTTTTTTAATACCATAAAATTCCATAGAATATTGGATTAACAGACTAAAAAATCAAAAGATTAGTTATACTGGTCCGACCAAGAGGTTTGATGATGATGATGAACAAGTAATTACACTTTATGATCCAGACGGTATGGAAATAGAACTTGTTGCACATAAGGACGCCGAAATAAGAAAAGACCATGTATGGAAAAGGGGTCCTATTCCCGAAGAATATGCTACCAGAGGATTTCATTCAGCAACCCTTTCCTTGGAAGGATATGAACGAACTGCCGCCCTTTTAACTGAAAACATGGGTTTTTCAAAAACTAAGAACGAAGGAAACAGATTCCGATTCCAAATTAAAGATAAAGAAAAAATAATAGATGAATTGTACAGTAACAAGCAAAAAAGAGAACTTGATCTTTTAAATTCCCCTTCTACTGTGGACCTCGTATGTCTACCCTATACGCAACGAGGTTCTATGGGAGTGGGTACTGTCCATCACATTGCATGGCGTACTCCCACTGATGCAAGCCAGTTAGATATGCGAAAAAAGATAGTTAATACAGGTCTGGATGCTACCCCTGTAATTGATAGAACATATTTTCATTCAGTATATTTCAGAGAACCTGGCGGTATTCTATTTGAAATAGCGACAGATCCACCTGGTTTTATGGTAGACCAAAAAGAGGAGGAGCTGGGACAAAAGCTCTTGTTACCTGAATGGTTAGAGCCTGACCGCAAATATCTTGAGAAAGTGCTTCCCAAAATTAGTACACCATCGCTTGATAAATTTTCTTCTTCAACTTCTTCTTTTAATCAAACCAATAATACTCAGAAAGTGAAAGATAATGAAGCAGCTTGATTTTAAATACCGTTTTATCCCTTCACCATCACAGCAGCATGGTGTAGACAATTCTGATCAAGCAGATGGACCCAAAGACAATCAATCAGATACATTGACTTTATTATTGCTTCATGGCACAGGAGGAAATGAGGATGATCTAATACCAGTTGGTCAAATGATTTCTCCTTCTGCATCATTATTAAGTCCTCGAGGAAAAGTATTGGAAAATGGAATGCCTCGATTTTTTAAGCGACTCGCTGAAGGTGTATTTGATATGGAGGACTTGAAGTTTAGAACCAGAGAATTGGCTGATTTTGTTAAGGGGGCATCCAAGGTTTACAGTTTTGATCTAAACAAGACAATTGCAGTGGGTTTTTCTAATGGTGCAAATATAGCAGCAAGTCTTCTTCTTTCTTATCCAGAAACGTTAATGGGTACAATTCTGTTTAGGGCAATGGTTCCTTTTATACCAAATTCTCCACTCGATTTATATGATAAAAACGTGCTGCTATGTGCAGGAATGTTTGACCCTATAGTATCAGAAAGTCAGACACAAAGCCTTTTAAATATCCTAGAAAAAAGTAGAGCAAATGTGACTTTGAAATGGCAGCAATCAGGTCATAATCTTACAGAGTCAGATATCTTGGACACAAAAGAATGGTTATCTGATAACGTTCACAGGATATGATGACTCTCTAATTTGCTTTTACTTAATTTCGGCGGAGTCATCGTAAATTTGGACTCGTAATATATCTATTACTAAACCCACCGGGCCCGTTGTAATTGTTTATTGTCTGATGTTTTTTGAGTTGATTGGTAACATCGTGAGATAACTTACCAAGCTCATTACTAAATTATTAACTCTTTTTTAATACAGCAGACACGTCATCATACTAAAATTAAAATGGATTTAGTTAAAATATCTATTATCCCCATATATTTTCCTTAAAAGTCCATTTTTTATTAAATAAGAAATTGCTAACTGATGCTATTGTAACTCCTAGTAAGAGTGCTACATCATATGAAACGCCTGATTCTCTGAGCATATATATTGACAAGAACTGTATTAGGATTCCTAATGAACTACATCCAATAAACATTCCATATTGTCTAATAAATCGTGTCAAATTGACATTTTTATCTTCAAAAGTCCAGAATTTATTTAACAAGAAATTTGTGGTTACAGATACGGTGATCCCTAATGCAGTTGCTTGCAAATATCCATAGTTTCCTAAGAATCCGTTTGATAAAAGAATTGATACCAAATAATTCAAAACAAAGCCGCTAGCTCCTACCGTATAGAACCTAGCCGCTTTTGAAATAAATCGAACTGATTTTCTCTTTTCTAAATGAGTGTTTTGTTTCTTAGATTTTCTTCCATATCTATAGAGCTTCCAAACTGCCTTGACATAATCAAAAATTATTTGAAAGCTAAGTTTGCTCTGTCCGTATTTTCGATCCTTAAAAGTATATGGTATTTCTTTTACCTTGATAGTATTTTTTTTCTTTATTAAAATTTCTAACAATATTTTAAATCCGTCAGTATTAAACTCCATGCCGTGAAGTGTATGCTTTGGAAAAGCAAAAAACCCTGACATCGGATCATAAACATTTTTTAAAGATAATCCATGTCTTGCAATAAAATTTGCTCCTACACTAAGCAAGAATCTCTTAAAGGACATCCCATTGATAGCCCCACCTGCAATATACCTAGAACCAATAATGATACAATTAGGTTCCTTCTTCAACTCTGATATCATTCTATTTATTACCTCTGGAGGATGTGAAAAATCGGCGTCCATGATTAGGACGTTTTGACCCATGCTTGTACTGATTCCGTTTATAAGGGCCGAAATCAAACCAGTTTTTTCCTTTCTATGAATTATCTTTATTGAGATGTTTTGATATGATTGGTCTATATACAAAGTGCCCATTTTCTCCTCGATATATTTTTCGACTATTAGACCAGTTCCATCAGGAGAGTTGTCATCTACTATTATAATTTCCACAGCCGTTCCTGTAGGTATATTAGATTGAATTTGATTAAGTAAATCTGTAATATTCTTTGATTCGTTAAAAGTTGGTATAATGATGGATACAAACTTTTTATATTCTGTAGTTTTTTGTATGGTATCATTTACATTTAACATTGTCATTGATAATCCCTCATCTCACACTCTTTAGTTTATTAAAATACTATATAATACATACGATTGTTTCTATTAGGGGAAAAAGTTTGATGGATTAGAGATTAATTTGTAGCTAGACTTCGACTTAAAAGTGGAGTAATTTACAATCTAATTAGTATCAGGTCTCACAATTGGTCAAATATTGACAAGGTTATTTCTCCTAAATGTTCATATTTTGGGCATTATAATAACTACAAAAGCTGAAAATACCAGTGCATTATACGGTCATGTATCATTTTTGCTATTGGAGACGGGGAGAGAGATATCGAGAGTTATCGTGACATTACTTATGATGCTAGAAACTATGAATAATTCTGCTGATAATTGTTTAGATATAAGGAGCTAAAGAATATAGAATAATTGATTGCAAGAGGTATGTTTGCGAAAAAAATGTTTAGAATGGGTGATAACTATAAAATGATCTGTCTCAATTTAGGGATATATCAGTCAGTACATATATTGCTTTAAGCCTTACATTCTTTCATCGATTTGGATGTTAGGATATCTATTGAATTCCATTAATGGATAAGGGGCATAATAAAGGTAATCCAAATTAGAAATATATAGTCCTGTTCTAATTGAGTGGACTACTGATCTCGAACCCATGCAATCAAAAAGAAATGGTCTTGCAGCCACATCAGTAAATGGATCAAATTATGTATTAGGGGGAGAACAAAATCGAGGAACATTTGATAGTAA
The Candidatus Nitrosocosmicus arcticus DNA segment above includes these coding regions:
- a CDS encoding VOC family protein codes for the protein MTSDKSHQGILGIHHITAIAGNPQKNIDFYTGFLGLRLVKLTVNFDDPQTYHFYYGDNRGRPGTILTFFPWQTMPKGFRGTGQVIITFFLIP
- a CDS encoding VOC family protein; the encoded protein is MEIELVAHKDAEIRKDHVWKRGPIPEEYATRGFHSATLSLEGYERTAALLTENMGFSKTKNEGNRFRFQIKDKEKIIDELYSNKQKRELDLLNSPSTVDLVCLPYTQRGSMGVGTVHHIAWRTPTDASQLDMRKKIVNTGLDATPVIDRTYFHSVYFREPGGILFEIATDPPGFMVDQKEEELGQKLLLPEWLEPDRKYLEKVLPKISTPSLDKFSSSTSSFNQTNNTQKVKDNEAA
- a CDS encoding glycosyltransferase, translated to MTMLNVNDTIQKTTEYKKFVSIIIPTFNESKNITDLLNQIQSNIPTGTAVEIIIVDDNSPDGTGLIVEKYIEEKMGTLYIDQSYQNISIKIIHRKEKTGLISALINGISTSMGQNVLIMDADFSHPPEVINRMISELKKEPNCIIIGSRYIAGGAINGMSFKRFLLSVGANFIARHGLSLKNVYDPMSGFFAFPKHTLHGMEFNTDGFKILLEILIKKKNTIKVKEIPYTFKDRKYGQSKLSFQIIFDYVKAVWKLYRYGRKSKKQNTHLEKRKSVRFISKAARFYTVGASGFVLNYLVSILLSNGFLGNYGYLQATALGITVSVTTNFLLNKFWTFEDKNVNLTRFIRQYGMFIGCSSLGILIQFLSIYMLRESGVSYDVALLLGVTIASVSNFLFNKKWTFKENIWG
- a CDS encoding alpha/beta hydrolase produces the protein MKQLDFKYRFIPSPSQQHGVDNSDQADGPKDNQSDTLTLLLLHGTGGNEDDLIPVGQMISPSASLLSPRGKVLENGMPRFFKRLAEGVFDMEDLKFRTRELADFVKGASKVYSFDLNKTIAVGFSNGANIAASLLLSYPETLMGTILFRAMVPFIPNSPLDLYDKNVLLCAGMFDPIVSESQTQSLLNILEKSRANVTLKWQQSGHNLTESDILDTKEWLSDNVHRI